AAAATCGTTTTGCAGCAATCAAAAAAATATCAGGTGCTGGTTTACCATTAGTAACTTCAGAATCAGAACCACCAAGAACTTTGTGgctaaataaatcaaatatatgtTTCCATCTTTGagtttttaattcaaaattttctttattagaaCTTGTAGCTAATGctattggaatattattttgtttcagatGTTTCAATAATTGTTCAGCACCTgctttcaaataatatatgcTGTACTATGTGTTATACTATGCTATTactctatatatttattcatttagctttgcaaaaatcatttttatttttaatactgaTCATGCATTTTTTACACTTCTGAATGGAAATTATAAACTTCTTAAAATTTTagattcttattttttaaaacccTTATATATTACCTGGCATCATGTTCGCGGATGGAAATAATTCCTGATATAGTTTGACTACCTCATTTTCAAACTCTTCTGCTGTTATTGGTAAAGATAACATTTCAACAACAGCTCGTGCAACATCCTTTGTTTTAAAACCCATAGTTTTTGCTTTATGTTCCCATGTGAATTCCTTTCCATAGCGATTTGTAATATGATTAAAGGCTTTGGTGTAAATTAATTCTGTATCtattaagattttaatacAACATTACTTATATAAATTGATGTACTCTatataagatttatttaacttaCTGATTTAAACTATGATTCATAATTGAAATGTTAATTTGTAGAAACTGTGTTGAAAAGTAGTTTCTCAATACtatgataaatgaaaaattgttcaacAGAAATGTTTGTACATGTCCGCAAGTATGTATGTACGAAATTCTAACACAGCTTCTTAAAAATTGGAAGTAAAGCACATACAAACTCACGCTATAATGAGTGCTATTTAAACCCTTTCTTTGATAGTAAAATCCGCTCATACAGATGCATggtgtattttaatttatatccctcatatttcttaataattgcCATTGTGATTTTATTCATTACTACACGTACATAGacaaaacaaaattactaTATTCATGTAAACAAATACAATCACTTATCTACAGGTTAAGTTTTTGTGTAGAACTCATAAGAGCGCTGACATCATAAAGTAATAGCAATGTTAAAAATCCATTTCTATTAGTTATGTTAAgtacagttttttttttttaatcaagtctctataattaattctttatagGAATATTATGTAACTTACTGAGCAATAACCCATCCATATCAAAAATACAATGTGTAACATCTTTATATTGATTTTGCgacatttttcaatgaattttttaaaattcttctaattaaTAGCACCTTGTATAATTgaactattaaaatttccaactgATATatcaattcatttttttttaagaatattttatgtacggAACTTTTACCCTTCACTGATAGTGATAAGATAACAATTAACGCCGCTACGGCATACTAGAATTAGAACGGCCCCAATTATGTAATATACCatgaaaataagtaaagtatttaattggcttttatatttattttcatagatGGATGCATACACATATATTCGTATGTAGTagtgtaaaatgtaataaaattctctagaatctaaaattaaacttAAAGTTGAAACATACACAGAATGGTCTAGCTAAATGGGATCATCTAAACATCTGCCTTATTCattgtaatatgaaaaaactTCTCAGAACAAAGTTACTGTATTTCAAGGGCTACGTACAACGATGAAAATGATCTTTTTCATGGTTATTTCTTTGCGAAATTTCAAAGTCATTATCACCATTTTAGATACAatcatgtatttatttttcgatatctttATAAGGCACGACAA
This sequence is a window from Bombus pyrosoma isolate SC7728 linkage group LG10, ASM1482585v1, whole genome shotgun sequence. Protein-coding genes within it:
- the LOC122571339 gene encoding pseudouridine-5'-phosphatase-like, producing MSQNQYKDVTHCIFDMDGLLLNTELIYTKAFNHITNRYGKEFTWEHKAKTMGFKTKDVARAVVEMLSLPITAEEFENEVVKLYQELFPSANMMPGAEQLLKHLKQNNIPIALATSSNKENFELKTQRWKHIFDLFSHKVLGGSDSEVTNGKPAPDIFLIAAKRFSDNPDPSKCLVFEDAPNGVKAALTAGMQVVMVPDPMLPKNYIKNPTLLLNSLEKFQPELFGLPPYSV